In the Pedobacter cryoconitis genome, CTTGTTTTATTGCTCTTCAATTTTTGCTTTGTCATCCATTGTAATCCTTGGAAATATGAAAGAGACGCTGAAAGAAAAAAAGCCTTTCAGCTTCTCCCTGTTAAAGATTAAAAGACAGGATATTATTGAATGGAGAGTGATTCCTGCAGCTATAATCACACTGCTGAGTTATGTGAGTTATGGCGTAATCCTGACTGTAGTCGGAGATTGGAGCAAATATCTTGGCACCAGTAATAAAGGCTTGTTTTTTATGGTATTTACCCTGTCTTCTTTGCTCATCCGGTTTATTGCAGGGAAGGCCTCTGACAAACATGGAAGGGTCTTAATCCTTAAAATATCTCTTGCATTACTGGCCGTTTCGTTGTTATGCACGGGCTTTGCGAATTCATCTTTTACCTTAATGGCCGCTTCTGCATTATACGGTGTAGCAACAGGAATGCTTTCACCAACAGTAAATGCCTGGACAATAGATCTGAGCGATCCAAAACATCGCGGCAAAGCAATGGCAACCATGTACATTGCACTGGAAGTTGGAATTGGTTTGGGTGCTTTGCTGGCCGGATGGTTATTTATTGACAATATCAAAACTATACCCCATACATTTTTCATCTGTACAGGCATTACCATTGCAGCATTAGTTTACTTGCAATTTGTCTGGAAGCCGAAACTTGCAGCAACAGTTTAGCTATTGATTCGCAGCCACTAATAATTCAATGTCTTTGTAAGGCAGGCTAAACCTGGCAGCCAGATCTTTGCTGGTCAGGTGGCCTTTATAAATATAAAGCGCTTCCCTGATGCCTGGTTTATTCCAGATCAGGCTCATTAAGCCGCCCATTTCGCCTATGTCTACCAGGATTGGGGTAAAGATATTGGTTAAAGCATAAGAAGCTGTTCTGGGTACTCTGGATGCGATATTAGGCACGCAATAATGGATCACATCATGTTTTCTAAAAACAGGATCTTTATGGTTAGTGACCTCGGAAGTTTCAAAACACCCGCCCTGATCTATACTCACGTCAATAACAACAGAGTCTGGTTTCATTCTGCTTACTGTTTCTTCGGTTACAATACAAGGGCTTCTGCCGTGTGTAGCCCGGATAGCACCAATCACCACATCACAAGTTGTTACAGCCTTTCCTAATACGATAGGCTGCATGACAGAGGTAAATACGCGGCTTCCAAGATTATTCTGAAGACGGCGTAACCGATAAATAGAACTGTCAAATACTTTTACCTCGGCACCTAATGAAAGTGCTGTTCTTGCTGCATATTCTCCAACGGTTCCAGCGCCAAGGATGACAATTTCTGTAGGAGGCACACCTGTAAAACCGCCAAGCATTAAGCCTTTACCACCGGTTACACTGCTTAAATATTCTGCAGCAATGAAGATTGATGTTGCACCTACGATTTCGCTCATTGCGCGCACAACCGTTAAAACATTTCCCTCATCCCTTAAATTCTCAAAGCATAAAGCATTGATCTTTTTATTGAGCAATGCTTTCAGGTAACCTTCTTTAAGTGCGCCCATCTGCAAAGCAGAGATGAGTGTCTGTCCTTTATGCATCAGATTGATTTCTTCTACCGTTGGCGGGGCTATTTTCACGATAATATCAGCATCATATACATCCTTTTTATTGAATGTAATCTGTGCACCCTGTTCACTGTAATCATTGTCAGAAAAGTTTGCACCAGCACCAGCACCACTTTCCAGCAATACTTTATGGCCATGATTGACCAATAGTGCAACGGATAAAGGTGTAAGTGCAATCCGGGTTTCCTGAAAAGAGATCTCTTTAGGAATACCAATATAAAGACTGTTGCTTTTTTGTTTGATTTCTGACAATGTCTCTTTAGGCTGTAGCAGTCCTTTCTGAGCAATAGAGGCCATTTCTTCCCGTAATCCTGTAGCCATTCTGTCTATCTGATTTTTTGATTGAAATTAAGAAAAATAAGCTGAATTTAAGCAATTTTTGTGAAGGTGAAAGATCGTTTGTTTTCTGACAATGCGGTAATTCCCACTTCGATATAAGTTTCAGGCAGCAATTCCCCAATTCGCTGGGGCCATTCTATCAGGCAGATATTGCCAGAATAAAAATACTCTTCATAACCAATATCAAATACTTCCTGCAGGTTTTTAATTCTATAGAAGTCAAAATGATAAATGACCTGATGAGCTGGTGCAGCATATTCGTTTACAATAGAAAATGTAGGACTGTTAACTACAGCTGTTACGCCTAATTTCTGGCACAGGACTTTAATAAAAGTTGTTTTTCCTGCTCCCATTTCGCCCTCGAAGGCGAATATTTTTTCGTTTCCTGCAAAACTGAGCAGTGCTTCAGCGGCACTGTCCAGTTCGTCCAGGTGATTAATTTCAATGTTCATTTCAATAGGCTATCTTGAGCTGTAAGTCGCTACGGGAATCATCATTTCCTCCAGAGAGATCCCACCGTGCTGGAACGTTTCGTTATAGTAGTTCACAAACTGGTTGTAGTTATTCTGATAGACAAAATAACGGTCTTCTTTGGCGAAAATATAATTAGAGCTGATATTTATTTTAGGCAATTGTGCCTCATGAGGATTTTTAATCAAAAATACCTCTTTTGCATTAAAATTCAGATTTCTGCCTTGTTTATAGCGCAGATTTGTATTGGTATTTCTATCTCCGATTACTTTACTCGGATGTTTTACCCTGATTGTACCGTGATCTGTAGTAATAATTACTTTAACTTGTTTCTGTGCAAGTTTCTTTAACAGCTCTAATAAAGGAGAGTGCTCAAACCACGAAAGCGTTAGTGAGCGGTAAGCAGCATCGTCATTTGCCAGCTCTCTGATCATAGCCATATCAGTACGGGCATGAGACAGCATATCAACAAAGTTGTAAACGATTGCATTGAACTCATTCTGCATCAGGTTATTCATTTGCTCGTTAAGTGCTTTTCCATCATCATAAGTCAGAATTTTATGATAACTGAATTTACAGTCTTTACGAACGCTGCGTTTAATCTGATCTGCAAGGAAAGCTTCTTCATGCATGTTTTTACCACCTTCTTCATCATCATTTTGCCAAAGGGAAGGAAAACGTTTCTCCATTTCGAGCGGCATCAGGCCTGAAAAGATAGAATTTCTTGCGTATTGCGTTGCTGTTGGAAGAATACTTGTATAAATGTCTTCTTCGTCTAACCTGAAATGTTCTGTAATTAAAGGATTGATAATCTTCCACTGATCGTATCTCAGGTTATCTATCAGAATAAAGAATACGGGTGTAGTAGAGTTGATATGTGGAAATGCTTTCTTTTTAAGCAGCTCATTAGACAATAAAGGTGTTTTGCCTCTTTTATTAACCCAGTCAATGTAATTGTCTTCGATGAATTTAGAGAACTGTGTATTTGCTTCAGACTTTTGCATGGTCAGGATTTCATGCATCTGAGGGTCATCAAGCTTTTCAAGTTCCAGTTCCCAGAAAATTAGTTTTTTATAAACTTCTGTCCATTCTTCATAGCTTAATTTGTCATTCAGTGTCATGCCTAAACGTCTGAAGTCTTGTTGATAAGCCATCGACGTTTTGGCACTGATCAGTCTTTTATTGTCTATGATTTTTTTAATCGTCAGCAATACTTGCTTAGGATTAACCGGTTTTATCAGATAGTCGTCAATTTTTGAACCGATCGCATCCTCCATCAGGTTTTCCTCTTCACTTTTGGTAATCAGGACAACCGGAATGTCACTTTTTATATTTTTAATGGCCGAAAGGGTTTCCAATCCACTCATGCCGGGCATATTTTCATCCAGAAATA is a window encoding:
- a CDS encoding bifunctional response regulator/alkaline phosphatase family protein, which encodes MQETKILWADDEINLLKPHILLLNEKGYHVTTFTNGNDALEAFGKEHFDLVFLDENMPGMSGLETLSAIKNIKSDIPVVLITKSEEENLMEDAIGSKIDDYLIKPVNPKQVLLTIKKIIDNKRLISAKTSMAYQQDFRRLGMTLNDKLSYEEWTEVYKKLIFWELELEKLDDPQMHEILTMQKSEANTQFSKFIEDNYIDWVNKRGKTPLLSNELLKKKAFPHINSTTPVFFILIDNLRYDQWKIINPLITEHFRLDEEDIYTSILPTATQYARNSIFSGLMPLEMEKRFPSLWQNDDEEGGKNMHEEAFLADQIKRSVRKDCKFSYHKILTYDDGKALNEQMNNLMQNEFNAIVYNFVDMLSHARTDMAMIRELANDDAAYRSLTLSWFEHSPLLELLKKLAQKQVKVIITTDHGTIRVKHPSKVIGDRNTNTNLRYKQGRNLNFNAKEVFLIKNPHEAQLPKINISSNYIFAKEDRYFVYQNNYNQFVNYYNETFQHGGISLEEMMIPVATYSSR
- a CDS encoding MFS transporter encodes the protein MQKSDQSIYTLQFGLVCLSSFLFSASFNMLIPELPAYLSAMGGASYKGLIVALFTLTAGISRPFSGKLTDTIGRVPIMAVGSIVCFVCGFLYPVLTTVAGFLFLRLIHGFSTGFKPTATAAYVADLVPENRWGEAMGIHGICFSTGMAIGPAIGSTITDHFSINVLFYCSSIFALSSIVILGNMKETLKEKKPFSFSLLKIKRQDIIEWRVIPAAIITLLSYVSYGVILTVVGDWSKYLGTSNKGLFFMVFTLSSLLIRFIAGKASDKHGRVLILKISLALLAVSLLCTGFANSSFTLMAASALYGVATGMLSPTVNAWTIDLSDPKHRGKAMATMYIALEVGIGLGALLAGWLFIDNIKTIPHTFFICTGITIAALVYLQFVWKPKLAATV
- the tsaE gene encoding tRNA (adenosine(37)-N6)-threonylcarbamoyltransferase complex ATPase subunit type 1 TsaE; this encodes MNIEINHLDELDSAAEALLSFAGNEKIFAFEGEMGAGKTTFIKVLCQKLGVTAVVNSPTFSIVNEYAAPAHQVIYHFDFYRIKNLQEVFDIGYEEYFYSGNICLIEWPQRIGELLPETYIEVGITALSENKRSFTFTKIA
- a CDS encoding alanine dehydrogenase, with product MATGLREEMASIAQKGLLQPKETLSEIKQKSNSLYIGIPKEISFQETRIALTPLSVALLVNHGHKVLLESGAGAGANFSDNDYSEQGAQITFNKKDVYDADIIVKIAPPTVEEINLMHKGQTLISALQMGALKEGYLKALLNKKINALCFENLRDEGNVLTVVRAMSEIVGATSIFIAAEYLSSVTGGKGLMLGGFTGVPPTEIVILGAGTVGEYAARTALSLGAEVKVFDSSIYRLRRLQNNLGSRVFTSVMQPIVLGKAVTTCDVVIGAIRATHGRSPCIVTEETVSRMKPDSVVIDVSIDQGGCFETSEVTNHKDPVFRKHDVIHYCVPNIASRVPRTASYALTNIFTPILVDIGEMGGLMSLIWNKPGIREALYIYKGHLTSKDLAARFSLPYKDIELLVAANQ